In the genome of Pseudoglutamicibacter cumminsii, one region contains:
- the rplB gene encoding 50S ribosomal protein L2, giving the protein MAIRKYKPTTPGLRGSSVADFAEITRSTPEKSLLRPLHKTGGRNNTGRITTRHKGGGHKRQYRLIDFRRADKDGVPAKVAHIEYDPNRTARIALLHYVDGTKRYIVAPERLKQGDRVESGPNADIKPGNNLPLRNIPVGTVVHAIELRPGGGAKMARSAGASAQLVAREGKYAQLRLPSGEIRNVDVRCRATVGEVGNAEQININWGKAGRMRWKGIRPTVRGVAMNPVDHPHGGGEGRTSGGRHPVNPAGKKEGRTRRPNKSSDKLIVRRRRTGKNKR; this is encoded by the coding sequence ATGGCAATTCGCAAATACAAGCCGACAACGCCGGGCCTGCGTGGCTCGTCCGTTGCCGACTTCGCAGAAATTACGCGCAGCACGCCAGAGAAGTCCCTTCTCCGCCCGCTGCACAAGACCGGTGGCCGTAACAACACCGGCCGCATCACGACCCGCCACAAGGGTGGTGGCCACAAGCGCCAGTACCGTCTGATCGACTTCCGTCGCGCAGACAAGGACGGCGTACCGGCAAAGGTCGCTCACATCGAGTACGACCCGAACCGCACCGCCCGCATCGCACTGCTCCACTACGTGGACGGCACCAAGCGCTACATCGTAGCGCCAGAGCGCCTCAAGCAGGGCGACCGCGTCGAGTCCGGCCCGAACGCTGACATCAAGCCAGGCAACAACCTGCCGCTGCGCAACATCCCAGTCGGTACCGTTGTGCACGCAATCGAGCTCCGCCCAGGTGGCGGCGCAAAGATGGCTCGTTCCGCTGGTGCATCCGCTCAGCTCGTAGCACGTGAAGGCAAGTACGCACAGCTGCGTCTGCCATCCGGCGAAATCCGCAACGTTGACGTTCGCTGCCGCGCAACCGTCGGCGAGGTCGGCAACGCTGAGCAGATCAACATCAACTGGGGTAAGGCCGGCCGTATGCGCTGGAAGGGCATCCGCCCAACCGTCCGCGGTGTCGCTATGAACCCAGTCGATCACCCACACGGTGGTGGTGAAGGCCGTACCTCTGGTGGCCGTCACCCAGTCAACCCAGCCGGTAAGAAGGAAGGCCGCACGCGCCGTCCTAACAAGTCCAGCGACAAGCTCATTGTGCGCCGTCGCCGCACTGGCAAGAACAAGCGATAG
- the rplW gene encoding 50S ribosomal protein L23 — protein sequence MTNINRRTAHDVIVAPVVSEKSYNLIDEGQYTFLVDPRSNKTEIKAAVEEIYGVKVASVNTNNRPGKRTRTRFGWGQRKNTKRAIVTLQGDDTIDIFGGPVA from the coding sequence GTGACTAACATCAACCGTCGCACGGCCCACGACGTCATCGTCGCTCCGGTCGTTTCGGAAAAGAGCTACAACCTGATCGACGAGGGTCAGTACACCTTCCTGGTGGACCCACGTTCGAACAAGACCGAAATCAAGGCTGCAGTAGAGGAGATCTACGGCGTCAAGGTTGCATCGGTCAACACCAACAATCGCCCGGGTAAGCGCACGCGTACCCGCTTCGGTTGGGGGCAGCGCAAGAACACCAAGCGCGCAATCGTCACCCTCCAGGGCGATGACACCATCGACATCTTCGGCGGTCCGGTCGCCTAA
- the rplD gene encoding 50S ribosomal protein L4, with protein MAIKTVKVDLPAEIFDTEANVALLHQVVVAQEAARRQGTHKTKTRAERSGSGIKPFRQKGTGRARQGSIREPQMRGGGIAHGPVPRDYSQRTPKKMKAAALRGALSDRARHDRIHVVEDIVTGDTPSTKQARENLKSLTTRKNLLVVLERANDVAALSVRNLEFVHALFVDQLNTYDVLRADDVIFTKAAFDAFIGKEDAK; from the coding sequence ATGGCTATCAAAACCGTAAAGGTTGATCTCCCAGCAGAGATCTTCGATACCGAGGCTAACGTTGCTCTCTTGCACCAGGTAGTTGTTGCGCAAGAGGCAGCACGCCGCCAGGGTACGCACAAGACTAAGACCCGTGCAGAACGCTCCGGCTCCGGCATCAAGCCGTTCCGCCAGAAGGGCACCGGTCGCGCACGTCAGGGCTCCATCCGTGAGCCACAGATGCGCGGCGGTGGTATCGCACACGGTCCAGTCCCACGCGACTACTCCCAGCGCACCCCTAAGAAGATGAAGGCAGCTGCACTTCGCGGCGCCCTCTCCGATCGTGCACGCCACGATCGCATCCACGTCGTAGAGGACATCGTCACGGGCGACACCCCGTCGACCAAGCAGGCTCGCGAGAACCTCAAGTCCCTCACGACCCGGAAGAACCTGCTCGTGGTGCTCGAACGCGCCAACGACGTCGCAGCTCTGTCCGTGCGCAACCTTGAGTTCGTACACGCACTGTTCGTGGACCAGCTCAACACCTACGATGTGCTCCGCGCTGATGACGTCATCTTCACGAAGGCTGCCTTCGACGCCTTCATCGGTAAGGAGGACGCCAAGTGA
- the rplC gene encoding 50S ribosomal protein L3, with protein sequence MTASRNIKGLLGTKLGMTQVWDKDNNLIPVTVVKADANVVTQLRNEERDGYTAIQIGYGQVDPTKVTKPLAGHFKAAGVTPRRHVAEVRTADAADYELGQELTVEQFEAGSKVDITGTTKGKGFAGAMKRHGFAGAGASHGQHKNHRKPGSVGQASTPGRVFKGKKLPGRMGVERQTTLNLTVHGVDAENNLLLIKGAVPGPRGQVVLVRTAVKGA encoded by the coding sequence ATGACCGCAAGCCGCAACATCAAGGGCCTGCTGGGCACGAAGCTCGGCATGACCCAGGTCTGGGATAAAGACAACAACCTGATCCCGGTAACCGTCGTCAAGGCTGACGCTAACGTCGTCACCCAGCTGCGCAACGAAGAGCGCGACGGCTACACCGCGATCCAGATCGGCTACGGCCAGGTAGACCCAACCAAGGTCACCAAGCCACTCGCCGGCCACTTCAAGGCCGCAGGCGTGACCCCACGCCGCCACGTAGCCGAAGTACGTACCGCTGACGCAGCAGACTACGAGCTCGGCCAGGAACTCACCGTCGAGCAGTTTGAAGCCGGTTCCAAGGTAGACATCACCGGAACCACCAAGGGTAAGGGCTTCGCAGGTGCAATGAAGCGTCACGGCTTCGCCGGCGCTGGTGCATCCCACGGTCAGCACAAGAACCACCGCAAGCCAGGCTCCGTTGGCCAGGCGTCGACCCCAGGTCGCGTCTTCAAGGGCAAGAAGCTTCCGGGCCGCATGGGTGTTGAGCGTCAGACGACCCTGAACCTCACCGTTCACGGCGTAGACGCAGAGAACAACCTCCTGCTCATCAAGGGCGCCGTCCCAGGTCCGCGTGGCCAGGTTGTCCTGGTTCGCACTGCAGTGAAGGGAGCCTAA